The sequence GAGGTGTACGCCATGGAGGCCCGACCGGACAACGACGTGCTCTGGGCACGCTCCCTGCACTTCACGCACCGCGACGGCTCGCCCGGGCTGGCCGGGGTCTCGCTCGGCGTGCGGCAGGGCGAGATCCTCGCCGTCGGCGGACCGCGCGGCAGCGGCAAGACGACCCTGCTGCGCTGTCTGTCCGGCCTGGTGCCGGTGTGCACCGGCGAGGTCTGGTTCAACAGCTCCCCCGTGCACACCCTCGGCCCGATCGCCCGCGAGCGGCTGCGCCGGGAACGCTTCGGCTGGATCGACCCCGAGCCGGTCCTCGTCCCGGAGCTGAACGTCTGGGAGAACGCCGCGCTCCCGCTGATGCTGCGCGGCACCGCCCGCCGCCGGGCCAAGGTGTGCGCGCTGGAGTGGCTGGAGCGCCTCGACGTCGGCGACCGGGCCCGCTGCCGCCCGCGCGCGCTGCGGCACGCCGAGCGCCAGCGCGTCGCCATCGCCCGCGCGCTCGCCGCCGGGCCGCAGGTGCTGTTCGCCGACGAGCCGACGGCACCGCTGCACCGCGCCGACCGCGCCCATGTGCTGCGCACCCTGACCACGGCGGCCCGCTCGCACGAGATCACGGTCGTCCTCGCCACGCACGACCCCGACACCGCCGCCCTCGCCGACCGCACGGTGGCCCTGCTGGACGGGCGCCGGGTGCACACCGTGCACCTGCCGGACACGCCCGACGCGGAAGGCCGGGCCGCGTGCTCGCTCTCCGTCTGACCCGCGCCGCCCGGCCCGCCGTCCAGCTGCGCCGCCTGCTGGTGACCGCGGCATCGGCGGGCACCGGTCTGCTGCTGCTCTCCAGCCTCGGCCACGCCCTGGAGCATCCGGAGGCCGCGGACGCCGCCGCGCTGCGCCTGGCCTGGTGCGCGGTGCCGTTCGCCGCCACGGTGTACCTGGCGCTCGCGGTCGCCCGCACCGATCCCGGTACCCGGCCGCGCCCCGGCCTGTCCGCCCTGGGCCTCGGCCCGGCCCGGCTCATGGCCGTCTCCGCGCTGACGACGGCCCTGTCCTGCGCCCTGGGCTCGCTGCTGGCCCTGCTGTTCTTCCTGCATCTGCGCGGTGGCCTGTCGGGCCTGCCGTTCGACGGCGCGGCGGCCGGTGTCCTGGCCGCCGGCCGGCCCCTTCCGGTCCCGGCGGCCATGACCCTGCTGTCCGTGCTCCCGGTCACCGCGACGGCGGCGGTGGCCGTGGCGCTCCGTCCCCGGGACCCCCGTCCGGCGGCGCGAAAGGCGCGACGGTTCGGCCGGTTCGGGGCCTCTGGCGGCTCGCCGGGGACGGAGACCTTCGGGGCGTACGGACGCTTCAGGGCGCGGGCCGCCGGCGGAGCACGGGCGGCGGCCGGGGCGGGCCCGGGCGAGCCGAGGGAACAAGTGGGCGCGGACGGCGGCGGGCCGGCGGCGGACGCCTCGGCCGGCGCCGAGTTCCCGGCGCTTCTTCCGGACACCGACGACCGGTCCCCCGCCGGTCTCCCCTGGGGCATCGCGCTCGTCACCGCCGGGCTGGCCGCGCAGTCCTACGCCGGCCGCTTCGCCCCCGCTCCCTCCCTCGCCCTCGCCGTCCTCCTCGGCTGGCTCGTCACCGGGGCCGGTCTGGTGCTGGCCGGGCCCGGGCTCGCCCATGTGTGCGGGCGGCTCCTCCAGGCCGGGCGGCCCGGTGCGCTGCGGCTGCTGGCCGGCCGGGGCCTCATGGCGGAGGCCGTCCGGATCGGCCGTCCCCTCGGCGTGGTCTGCGCGGTGGCGTCCGCCGGGTGCGCCCTGCTCGCGCTGTCCGGCGGCCCGGCCCCGTCCTTCGGCCCGCTGTCCGCCCTCGGCGCGCTCGTCGTCGGCGGCTCCGCGCTCGCCACCCTGTTCACCGCGGCCGTCGAGGCCCGCCAGTACCGCGCCGGCACCACCGCCGCGCTGCTCCGCCTGGGCGCCCGGCCCGCCCTGCTGCGAGGAGCCGCCGCGCTGCGCGCCGCCGTCCTGCCGGCCCTGTGCGGGCCCCTCGTCCTGGCGATCGCCGCGCTCTCGGCCCTGCCGCTGAGCCGCTGAACCGGCCTCCACGAATCCCCGTCAAACATCGGGGCGGTTAATAAGCGGGCAAAGCCAACGGCCGTGTGCGGGCTGCGCGTTGACACTTCTCGCGGGACGCTTATAGACCTGTGAGCCACCCGGGACACCGGGGCCGGACACCGCGTTCCGTCGTCCCGACTCCCCCTCCACCCCCCGCACTTGCTCTCTGTAAAGGACAAACGTTGTCCATGACTCGCCGTAGCGTCCGCCGTTCCGCGAGCGTTCTGGGCGTCGCCACCGGATCGGCGGCCCTGATACTCGGCCTGGCCGGCTCCGCTCTCGCGTGCACCATCGCGGACTTCTCCGCCGCGGCCGCCTGCGACGGCGGCAAGGGTGTCATCGTCGTCACCGACA comes from Streptomyces sp. SCL15-4 and encodes:
- a CDS encoding ABC transporter ATP-binding protein, translated to MEARPDNDVLWARSLHFTHRDGSPGLAGVSLGVRQGEILAVGGPRGSGKTTLLRCLSGLVPVCTGEVWFNSSPVHTLGPIARERLRRERFGWIDPEPVLVPELNVWENAALPLMLRGTARRRAKVCALEWLERLDVGDRARCRPRALRHAERQRVAIARALAAGPQVLFADEPTAPLHRADRAHVLRTLTTAARSHEITVVLATHDPDTAALADRTVALLDGRRVHTVHLPDTPDAEGRAACSLSV